A genome region from Triticum aestivum cultivar Chinese Spring chromosome 2B, IWGSC CS RefSeq v2.1, whole genome shotgun sequence includes the following:
- the LOC123041368 gene encoding uncharacterized protein yields MASVRRPCAVVLLACAAAFLVTVGAQPMDNPILSDPNVVPVYMSPGAQPTVVSCYNQSSPSQAPECMIPVRRCPAGCRDLCYVHCPSCKLVCMCELAGTECYDPRFVGGDGNKFLFHGRRDADFCLLSDANLHINAHFIGKRNVKAARDFTWVQALGIRFGGHRLYLGVKRTVTWDNAVDRLAITFDGMPVELDAAPAASWSPASAPALSVLRIGAANGVVVRLDGQFRIVANAVPVTEEDSRIHDYGLTADDSLAHLNVAFKFHSISADVHGVLGQTYRSDYVSAGVDMGAKIPVMGGAAKYQVSDIFGTDCEVARFAGEDVVRVGAVDMIDEPADTMCGSGKGSAGLVCKK; encoded by the exons ATGGCGTCCGTCCGGCGCCCGTGCGCGGTGGTGCTGCTCGCCTGCGCCGCCGCATTCCTCGTCACGGTCGGCGCCCAGCCGATGGACAACCCCATCCTTTCGGACCCCAACGTGGTACCCGTCTACATGAGCCCCGGCGCGCAGCCCACCGTGGTGAGCTGCTACAACCAGAGCAGCCCGTCGCAGGCCCCAGAGTGCATGATCCCGGTGCGCCGGTGCCCCGCCGGCTGCCGCGACCTCTGCTACGTGCACTGCCCCAGCTGCAAGCTCGTCTGCA TGTGTGAACTGGCCGGCACGGAGTGCTACGACCCGCGCTTCGTGGGCGGCGACGGCAACAAGTTCCTCTTCCACGGCCGCAGGGACGCCGACTTCTGCCTGCTCTCCGACGCCAACCTGCACATCAACGCGCACTTCATCGGCAAGCGCAACGTGAAGGCGGCGCGGGACTTCACATGGGTGCAGGCGCTCGGCATCCGCTTCGGCGGCCACCGCCTCTACCTCGGCGTCAAGAGGACGGTCACCTGGGACAACGCCGTCGACCGCCTCGCCATCACCTTCGACGGCATGCCTGTCGAGCTGGACGCGGCGCCGGCCGCCAGCTGGAGCCCGGCCTCCGCGCCCGCGCTGTCCGTCTTACGCATCGGCGCGGCCAACGGCGTGGTGGTGCGCCTCGACGGCCAGTTCCGCATCGTCGCCAACGCGGTGCCGGTGACCGAGGAGGACTCGAGGATCCACGACTACGGCCTCACCGCCGACGACAGCCTCGCGCACCTCAACGTCGCGTTCAAGTTCCACTCCATCAGCGCCGACGTGCACGGCGTGCTCGGCCAGACCTACCGCTCCGACTACGTCAGCGCCGGGGTTGACATGGGCGCCAAGATACCCGTGATGGGGGGTGCCGCAAAGTACCAGGTCTCGGACATCTTCGGCACGGACTGCGAGGTGGCGCGCTTCGCCGGAGAGGACGTCGTCCGCGTCGGGGCGGTGGACATGATCGACGAGCCGGCCGACACCATGTGCGGCAGCGGCAAGGGCAGCGCCGGGCTGGTCTGCAAGAAGTGA